In one window of Chryseobacterium sp. JV274 DNA:
- a CDS encoding glycoside hydrolase family 30 beta sandwich domain-containing protein: ETGGPNHKGNFCFAPIIADTKTGEVFYTYEYYYIGHVSKYIKPNAQRIGSSSNRAALTSSAFMNENGQLVTVIMNDSDNDIETNLWIEGMAAKLNAPAHSIQTVIL; this comes from the coding sequence TGAAACCGGAGGACCTAATCATAAAGGAAATTTCTGCTTTGCCCCGATTATTGCAGATACCAAAACAGGAGAGGTGTTCTATACCTATGAATACTATTATATAGGACATGTTTCAAAATATATCAAACCAAATGCCCAGAGAATAGGAAGTTCTTCAAACAGGGCTGCGCTGACGTCTTCTGCCTTTATGAACGAAAACGGACAGCTGGTAACTGTAATTATGAATGATTCAGACAATGATATTGAAACCAATCTATGGATTGAAGGAATGGCTGCCAAACTTAATGCTCCTGCACACTCTATACAGACCGTAATTTTATAA
- a CDS encoding enoyl-ACP reductase, with protein MSYGLLKGKKGIIFGALNEQSIAWKVAERCHEEGAEFILSNAPIALRMGELNGLAEKTGSEVIAADATSIEDLEKLFDAAVAKFGKIDFILHSIGMSINVRKGKHYTEMNYDWLEKGWDISAVSFHKVMRVAWEKDCMNEWGSILALTYIAAQRTFPDYNDMSDNKAYLESIARTFGNYWGERKVRVNTVSQSPTMTTAGSGVKGFGGFLGYAEDMSPLGNATALECADYCVTLFSDLTKKVTMQNLFHDGGFSSSGVTQRVISKYDTE; from the coding sequence ATGTCATACGGTTTACTTAAAGGCAAAAAGGGAATTATTTTTGGAGCCCTTAATGAACAATCTATCGCATGGAAAGTTGCTGAAAGATGCCATGAGGAAGGTGCTGAATTTATCTTATCCAATGCTCCTATTGCTTTGAGGATGGGGGAACTTAATGGATTAGCAGAAAAAACAGGTTCTGAAGTAATAGCAGCAGATGCTACTTCTATAGAAGATCTTGAAAAACTTTTTGATGCCGCTGTTGCAAAATTTGGAAAAATCGACTTTATCCTTCACTCTATCGGAATGTCTATCAACGTAAGAAAAGGAAAACATTATACAGAAATGAACTACGACTGGTTGGAAAAAGGCTGGGATATTTCCGCTGTTTCTTTCCATAAGGTAATGCGTGTAGCCTGGGAAAAAGACTGCATGAATGAATGGGGAAGTATTTTAGCGCTTACATACATTGCTGCTCAGAGAACATTCCCGGATTATAATGATATGTCTGATAACAAAGCTTATCTTGAAAGCATTGCAAGAACTTTCGGAAACTATTGGGGTGAAAGAAAAGTACGTGTAAATACAGTTTCTCAGTCTCCTACAATGACTACTGCCGGTAGTGGTGTGAAAGGTTTCGGAGGATTCCTTGGATATGCAGAAGATATGTCTCCACTAGGAAACGCTACAGCTCTTGAATGTGCAGACTATTGTGTAACTTTATTCTCTGATCTTACGAAAAAAGTAACGATGCAGAACCTTTTCCATGATGGGGGTTTCAGCAGCTCAGGTGTTACTCAGAGGGTAATCAGTAAATATGATACTGAATAA
- a CDS encoding DNA-3-methyladenine glycosylase I, which yields METVRCGWCEKDDLYRKYHDEEWGKPVYDDETIFEFLILESFQAGLSWYTILSKRENFRNAFDHFDYKKVAAYSEKKIEELMNNSGIIRNRLKILAAVTNAQRFMEIQKEFGSFSSYIWSFTGGNPIDNRPEKLSDVPATTEISDLISKELKKRGFKFVGSTVIYAHMQATGMVNDHIKDCFTRKQ from the coding sequence ATGGAAACAGTACGATGCGGATGGTGCGAAAAAGATGACCTCTACAGAAAGTATCACGATGAAGAGTGGGGAAAACCCGTGTATGATGATGAAACAATATTTGAATTCCTGATTCTTGAAAGCTTTCAGGCCGGCCTGAGCTGGTACACTATCTTATCTAAAAGAGAAAACTTCAGAAACGCTTTTGATCATTTTGATTATAAAAAAGTAGCCGCCTATTCAGAGAAGAAGATCGAAGAATTAATGAACAACTCCGGAATTATCAGAAACAGACTTAAAATTCTGGCAGCAGTTACTAATGCTCAGCGATTTATGGAAATTCAGAAAGAATTCGGGAGTTTTTCCAGCTATATCTGGAGCTTTACAGGCGGAAACCCCATAGATAACCGTCCTGAAAAATTGTCTGATGTTCCTGCTACAACGGAAATTTCCGATCTTATTTCCAAAGAACTTAAAAAAAGAGGGTTCAAATTCGTGGGTTCTACGGTAATTTATGCCCATATGCAGGCTACCGGAATGGTAAATGACCACATAAAAGACTGCTTTACGAGGAAGCAATAG
- a CDS encoding MarR family winged helix-turn-helix transcriptional regulator, with product MIPLSEHLCFKTYAVSRYITGLYKPYLDEISLTYPQYLVMIVLWEHGEMNIGKIGEHLHLDNGTLTPLLKRMEKNGLIIRTRSSEDERVVLINLTENGTKLKEKAKHIPEAVQSCIHLSDEVKTQLMGSLDEILSIQSVSEI from the coding sequence ATGATCCCTTTATCAGAACATTTATGTTTTAAAACCTATGCCGTTTCCCGGTATATTACAGGCTTATATAAGCCTTATCTGGATGAAATTTCATTAACCTATCCTCAATATCTTGTAATGATTGTTTTGTGGGAACATGGTGAAATGAATATCGGAAAGATTGGCGAACACCTTCATCTGGATAATGGAACATTGACTCCACTCCTGAAACGAATGGAAAAAAATGGACTGATCATCCGAACCCGAAGTTCAGAAGATGAAAGAGTAGTACTGATCAACCTTACAGAGAATGGAACAAAGCTCAAAGAAAAAGCAAAACATATTCCTGAAGCTGTTCAGAGCTGTATACATCTGAGTGATGAAGTGAAAACTCAGCTGATGGGTTCTTTAGATGAAATATTATCAATTCAATCTGTATCCGAAATATGA
- a CDS encoding NAD-binding protein: MKKIGIIGYGWLGERIASSLSGKYTISATTTTENKAEDLNNKGMNAVVASFPDYQLTEPVPQWEEVKNIDILIITIPVSEKSCCVSSLYNRIQNLSAFIGDFTGQMFLMSSTGVYPDLPKEFTEEDVPFENVSGERMLRNKYPQLSILRLGGLMGDNRLLKNYNVGNLDHAVNHIHYADISAIITQMIENKVEAKLYNVTAPVHPAKSQVINVQKNILDEEVFEIKGKKVLSSKLISELDYVFQYSDPRTFHL; this comes from the coding sequence ATGAAGAAAATAGGAATTATTGGCTATGGCTGGCTGGGAGAGAGAATAGCGTCTTCCTTATCCGGAAAATATACCATATCTGCAACGACAACAACTGAAAATAAAGCAGAAGATCTGAATAACAAAGGAATGAATGCTGTCGTGGCATCTTTTCCGGACTATCAGTTGACAGAACCTGTTCCTCAATGGGAGGAAGTTAAAAATATAGATATTTTGATTATTACTATTCCGGTTTCTGAAAAAAGTTGCTGTGTAAGTTCTTTATATAATAGAATCCAAAATTTATCAGCATTTATCGGTGATTTTACAGGGCAGATGTTTCTGATGAGCTCCACAGGAGTTTACCCGGATCTTCCCAAAGAGTTTACAGAAGAGGATGTTCCTTTTGAGAATGTATCAGGAGAAAGAATGTTGAGAAACAAATATCCTCAGCTTAGTATTCTGAGATTAGGAGGTCTGATGGGAGATAACAGACTTCTGAAAAACTATAACGTGGGTAATCTTGATCATGCAGTGAATCATATTCATTATGCTGATATCAGTGCTATTATCACACAAATGATTGAAAATAAAGTAGAAGCTAAACTTTATAATGTTACGGCCCCGGTTCATCCGGCAAAAAGTCAGGTGATTAATGTACAGAAAAATATACTTGATGAGGAAGTTTTTGAAATAAAAGGTAAGAAGGTTTTATCTTCAAAACTGATTTCAGAACTGGATTATGTTTTTCAGTATTCTGATCCAAGGACTTTCCATTTGTAA
- a CDS encoding nucleoside phosphorylase, whose translation MLNKLAASELVLNEDGSVYHLNLLPEDIADKIILVGDPDRVAKVSKYFDTVEIKKNKREFYTHTGTLRGERITVMSTGIGTENIDIVMNELDALVNIDLKNKEFKTEHKALELFRMGTCGSVNPDVQVDNMLVTQNVVGLDGLMHFYQDYSFENEFSKNFLEKFPYEKIKPMLYFSDWAEEMGDYYKDAKYHGNTATFPGFYAPQGRQLRLKAVDDQFLETLNDLGITNFEMETSAIYALSKLLGHKAITVNNVIANRRRGEFSADHHASEKNLIDWVLERIIK comes from the coding sequence ATGCTAAACAAACTTGCTGCCTCAGAACTTGTTCTGAATGAAGACGGAAGTGTATACCACCTGAATCTTTTACCTGAAGATATTGCTGACAAAATCATCCTTGTGGGTGACCCTGACAGAGTGGCAAAAGTTTCAAAATATTTTGATACTGTAGAGATCAAAAAAAATAAAAGAGAATTCTATACGCATACAGGAACGCTTCGTGGAGAAAGAATTACTGTAATGTCTACCGGTATCGGAACTGAAAACATCGATATCGTAATGAACGAACTGGATGCTTTGGTGAATATCGATCTTAAAAATAAAGAATTTAAGACTGAGCATAAAGCTCTTGAACTATTCCGTATGGGAACTTGTGGAAGTGTAAACCCTGATGTACAGGTTGACAATATGCTGGTTACCCAAAATGTAGTAGGATTAGACGGACTGATGCATTTCTATCAGGATTATAGCTTTGAAAATGAGTTTTCCAAAAACTTCTTAGAAAAATTCCCTTACGAAAAAATTAAGCCGATGCTTTACTTCTCAGACTGGGCTGAAGAAATGGGTGACTACTACAAAGATGCCAAATACCACGGAAATACGGCAACCTTCCCAGGATTCTATGCGCCACAGGGAAGACAGCTTCGTCTGAAAGCAGTAGATGATCAATTCCTAGAAACATTGAACGATCTTGGAATTACCAATTTCGAGATGGAAACGTCTGCAATCTATGCGCTTTCAAAACTATTAGGACACAAAGCCATTACCGTAAATAACGTTATTGCCAACAGAAGACGCGGGGAGTTCTCTGCAGACCACCATGCTTCAGAGAAAAACCTTATTGATTGGGTATTGGAAAGAATTATTAAGTAA
- a CDS encoding cytochrome-c peroxidase has product MRSYPLLVIVLLIGFAVMSFNPVYKGKESENTFVNKGLSDFKTKLEQLKSDVDKFSEDRISLEELQKSLSSTRNSFKEIEFYVAYHYPEFTKTHLNAAPLFHIEAAGTSAYTLPPEGLQVLDELIFSEEAGNEKEKIKTITTFLYNSYSGFYLSALKNGLSKGNNKTLPLRIELIRIYSLGVTGFDTPGSLNISGEASHAFSGMQKYINDNPYFKNYNTQKANQILTEAISYLSKNTDFENFDRIEFYKKYIQPLYEELGKWDGRPDDLKEFSGWNVGNKNFFSSDFLDPYFYTLLKSSEDNPELRNLGKSIFYDQNLSGSEKMSCATCHLQENAFTDLKAKSQSNVKGKTVLRNSPSLYNAVFAKRFFYDLRAFYLEQQAEHVIYNDQEFNTSYESIIQKLKTKPEYKKAFRAAFKDGKISKENFSKALSSYVASLYSFDSDFDRFMRNEKNVSDDVKKGFNLFMGKANCATCHFAPHFSGLVPPFFNENESEVLGITTKPIKQLPVELDQDLGRGNSPVKKEKSWIYDYSFKTVTVRNIALTKPYFHNGAFNTLEEVLDFYNEGGGEGLGLKMKNQTLAPDKLNLTETEIKQIIAFLNALTDVSKAK; this is encoded by the coding sequence ATGAGATCTTATCCACTGCTTGTAATCGTCCTTTTGATAGGATTTGCAGTAATGTCTTTTAATCCTGTTTATAAAGGAAAAGAAAGCGAAAATACATTTGTCAATAAAGGGTTGTCCGACTTCAAAACCAAGCTTGAACAGCTGAAATCAGATGTTGATAAATTCTCAGAAGACCGTATTTCCCTTGAAGAACTGCAGAAATCACTGAGCAGTACCAGAAATTCATTCAAAGAAATAGAATTTTATGTGGCTTATCATTATCCTGAATTTACCAAAACCCATCTGAATGCGGCCCCTTTGTTTCATATTGAAGCTGCAGGAACATCCGCATATACACTTCCTCCGGAAGGATTACAGGTGTTGGATGAATTGATATTTTCAGAGGAAGCAGGAAATGAAAAAGAAAAGATCAAAACAATTACTACCTTTTTATACAACAGCTATTCCGGATTTTATCTAAGTGCTTTAAAAAATGGTTTAAGCAAAGGCAATAACAAGACATTGCCCTTACGAATTGAGCTGATTAGAATCTATTCTCTCGGAGTGACAGGTTTTGATACTCCGGGTTCTTTAAATATTTCCGGGGAAGCAAGCCATGCTTTTTCAGGAATGCAGAAATACATTAATGATAATCCTTATTTTAAAAATTATAATACTCAGAAAGCTAATCAGATTTTAACGGAAGCCATCAGCTACCTTTCAAAAAATACTGATTTTGAAAATTTTGACAGGATTGAATTTTATAAAAAATACATACAGCCTTTATATGAAGAGCTTGGAAAATGGGACGGAAGACCTGATGATCTTAAAGAATTTTCCGGCTGGAATGTAGGAAACAAGAACTTTTTCAGCAGTGATTTTTTAGATCCGTATTTTTATACCTTATTGAAATCCTCAGAAGATAATCCTGAACTCCGCAATCTTGGAAAATCAATTTTCTATGATCAGAATTTAAGTGGCAGCGAGAAAATGAGCTGTGCCACATGCCATCTTCAGGAAAATGCTTTTACAGACCTTAAAGCAAAATCACAAAGCAATGTGAAAGGAAAAACAGTACTGAGAAATTCCCCGTCTTTATATAATGCTGTTTTTGCCAAGAGGTTTTTCTATGACCTTCGTGCTTTTTATCTGGAACAGCAGGCGGAACACGTAATTTATAATGACCAGGAATTCAATACAAGTTATGAAAGCATTATTCAGAAATTAAAAACAAAACCTGAATATAAAAAGGCTTTCCGTGCAGCTTTCAAAGATGGAAAGATCAGTAAAGAGAACTTTTCGAAGGCATTAAGCTCTTATGTAGCTTCATTGTACTCATTTGACAGCGATTTTGATCGTTTTATGAGAAATGAAAAGAATGTTTCTGATGATGTGAAAAAAGGATTCAACCTCTTTATGGGAAAAGCCAATTGTGCGACATGCCATTTTGCCCCTCATTTTTCAGGATTGGTACCGCCGTTTTTTAATGAAAATGAATCTGAGGTTCTGGGAATTACTACGAAGCCCATTAAACAGCTTCCTGTAGAGCTTGATCAGGATTTAGGAAGAGGAAACAGCCCTGTGAAAAAGGAAAAATCATGGATTTATGATTATTCATTCAAAACAGTCACGGTCAGAAATATTGCCCTTACCAAACCTTATTTCCATAACGGAGCTTTCAATACGCTAGAAGAAGTTCTTGACTTTTATAATGAAGGAGGCGGAGAAGGATTA